From one Chryseobacterium sp. 3008163 genomic stretch:
- a CDS encoding YiiX/YebB-like N1pC/P60 family cysteine hydrolase, which translates to MLQKDKTGVFVLHAAPKGGSQKQNLDEFLKDQANDGQKVMVYRLKPEFQNTIPDAIEKANAMLGKPYNFNYILDENSYYCSDYIERSFRENHIFKLEPMTFVDPKTGKTNAFWEEFYTKKNLKVPEGEPGCNPNGLAASDKIQHIKEL; encoded by the coding sequence ATTTTACAAAAAGATAAAACCGGAGTTTTCGTACTTCATGCTGCTCCAAAAGGTGGTTCTCAGAAGCAAAATTTAGATGAATTTCTAAAAGATCAGGCAAACGACGGACAAAAAGTGATGGTGTACAGATTGAAGCCGGAGTTTCAGAATACAATCCCTGACGCAATCGAGAAAGCAAATGCTATGTTGGGTAAGCCTTATAATTTCAATTATATATTAGACGAAAATTCTTATTACTGTTCAGATTATATTGAAAGGTCATTTAGAGAGAATCATATTTTTAAATTAGAACCTATGACTTTCGTTGATCCCAAAACCGGAAAAACCAATGCATTTTGGGAGGAGTTTTATACTAAAAAAAATCTCAAAGTTCCGGAAGGTGAACCCGGGTGTAATCCCAACGGATTGGCCGCTTCAGATAAAATACAACATATTAAAGAACTATAA
- a CDS encoding NIL domain-containing protein: MFSYDCAKFAGFAKKCTPYQKDLIIEVELNGKMKFDHLLNAIYQQMGICYKVLSANVEYMNGANFGSFQLHVNATNEESEQLEFFLNKNKLLNTTVDYTCRKYS; the protein is encoded by the coding sequence TTGTTTAGTTATGATTGCGCCAAATTTGCAGGCTTTGCCAAAAAATGTACACCTTATCAAAAAGATTTGATCATCGAAGTAGAACTGAATGGGAAAATGAAGTTTGACCATCTTTTGAATGCAATCTACCAACAAATGGGGATCTGCTACAAAGTACTGAGCGCAAATGTGGAGTATATGAACGGAGCAAATTTTGGTTCATTTCAGTTACACGTTAATGCAACCAACGAAGAATCTGAGCAATTAGAATTTTTCCTGAATAAAAATAAACTTCTGAATACCACTGTCGATTATACCTGCAGAAAGTATTCATAA
- a CDS encoding LemA family protein — MVALIIIGVLVLIVLYGVSIYNRLVKLKNLVQEAWSSIDVMLKKRHDLIPNLVETVKGYATHERETLENVTRARNLAVGADSVEGKEAAEKNLNQAMVNLFAVAEQYPDLKANTNFQQLQAELSSIENDIEKSRRYYNGTARENNTLVESFPSNVIANMYKFEKAKFFELENIADREVPTVKF; from the coding sequence ATGGTTGCACTTATTATCATCGGAGTTCTTGTATTGATTGTCCTTTACGGAGTTTCCATTTATAACCGTCTCGTAAAACTAAAAAATCTCGTTCAGGAAGCATGGAGCAGTATCGATGTCATGCTTAAAAAACGTCACGATCTGATTCCGAATTTGGTTGAAACGGTAAAAGGATATGCAACTCACGAACGTGAAACTCTTGAAAACGTTACAAGAGCAAGAAATTTGGCTGTTGGAGCAGATTCTGTAGAAGGTAAGGAAGCGGCAGAAAAAAATCTGAACCAGGCAATGGTAAATTTATTTGCAGTAGCCGAACAATATCCGGATTTGAAAGCGAATACCAACTTCCAGCAATTGCAAGCAGAATTGAGTTCTATTGAAAATGATATCGAAAAATCAAGAAGATACTACAACGGAACGGCAAGAGAAAACAATACGTTGGTAGAGTCTTTCCCAAGCAACGTGATTGCCAACATGTACAAATTTGAAAAAGCCAAATTCTTTGAGCTTGAAAATATTGCAGACAGAGAAGTTCCGACAGTAAAATTTTAA
- a CDS encoding DUF1801 domain-containing protein, with translation MQIPASSVEDYISKIPEERQEVFTKLFDTITENLPNGFTKGVSYGMVGWDVPLETFPAGYHCTPGSPLPFMGLASQKNFIALYHMGIYAKPDLLDWFVAEFPKHSKRKLDMGKSCIRFKKMDEIPFELIAELSNKMTVDEWINIYETNFKK, from the coding sequence ATGCAAATTCCTGCTTCGTCTGTAGAAGACTATATATCCAAAATTCCTGAAGAAAGGCAGGAGGTTTTCACAAAGCTATTTGATACCATCACTGAAAATCTGCCAAATGGTTTTACCAAAGGTGTCAGCTACGGTATGGTTGGCTGGGATGTGCCTTTAGAAACTTTTCCTGCGGGTTATCATTGTACGCCGGGTTCGCCGCTGCCTTTTATGGGATTGGCTTCGCAGAAGAATTTCATAGCCCTTTATCACATGGGGATTTATGCAAAACCTGATCTTCTTGATTGGTTTGTAGCAGAATTTCCAAAACATTCAAAGAGAAAGCTGGATATGGGGAAATCATGCATCCGTTTTAAGAAGATGGATGAAATTCCTTTTGAATTAATCGCTGAGCTGAGTAATAAAATGACTGTAGATGAATGGATCAATATTTATGAAACCAATTTTAAAAAATAG